A genome region from Glycine max cultivar Williams 82 chromosome 5, Glycine_max_v4.0, whole genome shotgun sequence includes the following:
- the LOC100797648 gene encoding ethylene-responsive transcription factor ERF060 yields the protein MGTAIGMYSNNNIVPDFLDPYSEELMKALMPFMKSDYFSASSSSSSRESHPSPLIPSNSLPSSNQIRLNQLTQDQILQIQAQIHIQQQHVAQGQAHLGPKRVPMKHAGTAAKAAKLYRGVRQRHWGKWVAEIRLPKNRTRLWLGTFDTAEEAALAYDNAAFKLRGEFARLNFPHLRHHGAFVFGEFGDYRPLPSSVDSKLQAICESLAKQEEKPCCSVEDVKPVIHAAELAEVESDVAKLNAEYVYPEFEDFKVENENPMLSSSVSGESSSPESGVTFLDFSDFSDSNNQWDEMENFGLEKFPSVEIDWAAI from the coding sequence ATGGGAACCGCTATAGGCATgtacagcaacaacaacatcgTACCGGATTTCCTAGATCCGTATAGTGAAGAACTGATGAAAGCACTTATGCCTTTTATGAAAAGTGATTATTTCTctgcctcttcttcttcttcttcacgcGAATCACACCCTTCTCCTCTTATTCCATCTAATTCTCTCCCCTCCTCCAACCAAATCAGGCTCAACCAACTCACCCAAGACCAAATTCTCCAGATTCAGGCCCAAATCCACATTCAGCAGCAGCACGTGGCCCAAGGCCAAGCCCACCTGGGCCCAAAACGCGTCCCTATGAAACACGCCGGCACGGCCGCGAAAGCCGCGAAGCTCTACCGCGGGGTGCGGCAACGGCATTGGGGCAAGTGGGTCGCCGAAATCAGACTCCCCAAGAACCGCACGCGCCTCTGGCTCGGAACATTCGACACCGCAGAGGAAGCAGCATTAGCGTACGACAACGCTGCGTTTAAGCTCAGAGGCGAGTTCGCGCGTCTCAATTTCCCTCATCTACGACACCACGGAGCGTTTGTTTTCGGTGAGTTCGGAGATTACAGACCTCTACCTTCTTCCGTGGATTCGAAGCTGCAAGCTATTTGCGAAAGCTTGGCGAAACAAGAGGAAAAGCCGTGTTGCTCTGTCGAAGACGTGAAGCCCGTGATACACGCTGCTGAGCTGGCAGAGGTGGAGTCTGACGTGGCAAAATTGAACGCTGAATATGTTTATCCCGAGTTCGAGGATTTTAAGGTCGAGAACGAGAACCCAATGTTGTCCTCGTCTGTGTCTGGCGAATCTTCTTCGCCTGAATCTGGTGTTACTTTCTTGGATTTCTCGGACTTCTCGGATTCTAATAATCAGTGGGATGAAATGGAGAATTTTGGGTTGGAGAAGTTCCCTTCTGTGGAGATTGATTGGGCGGCAATATGA
- the LOC100798703 gene encoding uncharacterized protein isoform X1: protein MGSNDSFGDRIFKTRSHLADVTNRPAKRPFSLVSGDGGDLQFTKLIRLGVENLAKEKNQMQFGAQAHLNNVVLLQPKEKHPILLPFSDSHSFQDPIFPKEGMEEHNTLDLENFKFGEKGEGIVATDSAVESGGKVICDVENLGSPKRGTEQMPTISASNDSNFLGLKPCSSSVTEAADVKSCTCSFCSKAAYIWSDLHYQDAKGRLSAIKKSQKEAKMIIQKFSGLEDTIMHDQHRSEESLKLEFSLVHQWKSLFLEIQNMYTQESSQLESSFETLKILREMQNRS from the exons atgggAAGCAATGATAGTTTCGGCGACAGGATTTTCAAAACCCGTTCCCATCTGGCGGACGTCACGAATCGTCCGGCGAAAAGGCCGTTTTCTTTAGTTTCTGGCGATGGCGGGGACTTGCAGTTCACAAAGCTAATTCGCTTAGGGGTAGAAAATTTAGCAAAAGAGAAAAACCAAATGCAATTCGGAGCACAGGCTCACCTTAACAACGTGGTCCTGTTgcaaccaaaagaaaaacaccCCATTTTGTTGCCGTTTTCTGATTCGCACTCGTTTCAAGATCCCATCTTCCCCAAGGAGGGAATGGAGGAGCATAATACGTTGGATTTGGAGAATTTTAAATTTGGGGAGAAAGGGGAAGGAATTGTCGCCACTGATAGTGCGGTTGAAAGTGGGGGCAAAGTTATTTGTGATGTTGAGAATTTGGGATCTCCCAAGCGTGGGACTGAGCAAATGCCAACAATCTCTGCCTCTAATGATTCTAATTTTCTGGGATTGAAACCGTGCTCAAGTTCTGTTACTGAAGCTGCGGACGTGAAATCTTGCACTTGTTCCTTTTGCTCCAAAG CTGCTTATATCTGGTCGGATCTCCATTACCAGGATGCCAAAGGTAGATTAAGTG CTATAAAGAAGAGTCAGAAAGAGGCAAAAATGATTATTCAGAAGTTTTCTGGATTAGAGGATACAATCATGCATGACCAGCACCGAAGTGAGGAGTCGTTGAAGTTAGAATTTTCCCTTGTGCATCAGTGGAAGTCTCTCTTTCTTGAAATTCAGAATATGTATACTCAAGAAAGTAGCCAACTT GAATCAAGCTTTGAAACACtaaaaattttgagagaaatgcAAAACCGGTCTTGA
- the LOC100798703 gene encoding uncharacterized protein isoform X2, with protein sequence MGSNDSFGDRIFKTRSHLADVTNRPAKRPFSLVSGDGGDLQFTKLIRLGVENLAKEKNQMQFGAQAHLNNVVLLQPKEKHPILLPFSDSHSFQDPIFPKEGMEEHNTLDLENFKFGEKGEGIVATDSAVESGGKVICDVENLGSPKRGTEQMPTISASNDSNFLGLKPCSSSVTEAADVKSCTCSFCSKAIKKSQKEAKMIIQKFSGLEDTIMHDQHRSEESLKLEFSLVHQWKSLFLEIQNMYTQESSQLESSFETLKILREMQNRS encoded by the exons atgggAAGCAATGATAGTTTCGGCGACAGGATTTTCAAAACCCGTTCCCATCTGGCGGACGTCACGAATCGTCCGGCGAAAAGGCCGTTTTCTTTAGTTTCTGGCGATGGCGGGGACTTGCAGTTCACAAAGCTAATTCGCTTAGGGGTAGAAAATTTAGCAAAAGAGAAAAACCAAATGCAATTCGGAGCACAGGCTCACCTTAACAACGTGGTCCTGTTgcaaccaaaagaaaaacaccCCATTTTGTTGCCGTTTTCTGATTCGCACTCGTTTCAAGATCCCATCTTCCCCAAGGAGGGAATGGAGGAGCATAATACGTTGGATTTGGAGAATTTTAAATTTGGGGAGAAAGGGGAAGGAATTGTCGCCACTGATAGTGCGGTTGAAAGTGGGGGCAAAGTTATTTGTGATGTTGAGAATTTGGGATCTCCCAAGCGTGGGACTGAGCAAATGCCAACAATCTCTGCCTCTAATGATTCTAATTTTCTGGGATTGAAACCGTGCTCAAGTTCTGTTACTGAAGCTGCGGACGTGAAATCTTGCACTTGTTCCTTTTGCTCCAAAG CTATAAAGAAGAGTCAGAAAGAGGCAAAAATGATTATTCAGAAGTTTTCTGGATTAGAGGATACAATCATGCATGACCAGCACCGAAGTGAGGAGTCGTTGAAGTTAGAATTTTCCCTTGTGCATCAGTGGAAGTCTCTCTTTCTTGAAATTCAGAATATGTATACTCAAGAAAGTAGCCAACTT GAATCAAGCTTTGAAACACtaaaaattttgagagaaatgcAAAACCGGTCTTGA
- the LOC100799226 gene encoding acyl-coenzyme A oxidase 2, peroxisomal: MQTPNCEAERRIQRLTLHLNPTALVAAKQLEMATCARGKLSVDTPSLSSYMRGKHVDIQEKVFDYFNANPRLQTPVEISKDEHRDLCMKQLTGLVREAGIRPLRYVVDDPAKYFAILEAVGSVDMSLGIKMGVQYSLWGGSVLNLGTKKHKDKYFDGIDNLDYPGCFAMTELHHGSNVQGLQTVATFDIITDEFIINTPNDGAIKWWIGNAAVHGKFATVFARLKLPTYDKKGLSDMGVHAFIVPIRDMKTHQPLPGIEIHDCGHKVGLNGVDNGALRFRSVRIPRDNLLNRFGDVSRDGKYTSSLPTVNKRFAATLGELVGGRVGLAYSSVSVLKVAATIAIRYSLLRQQFGPPNQPEVSILDYQSQQHKLMPMLASTYAFHFATTNLVEKYSQMKKTHDDELVADVHALSAGLKAYVTSYTAKSLSICREACGGHGYAAVNRFGILRNDHDIFQTFEGDNTVLLQQVAGDLLKQYKGKFKGGTFAVTWNYLRESMNTYLSQPNPVTARWEGEDHLRDPKFQLDAFRYRTSRLLQSVAVRLRKHSKSLGDFGAWNRCLNHLLTLAESHIESVILAKFIEAVQSCPDPSSQAALKLVCDLYALDRIWNDIGTYRNVDYVAPNKAKAIHKLAEYLSFQVRNIARELVDAFDLPDHVTRAPIAKRSGAYSQYTQYVGF; the protein is encoded by the exons ATGCAAACACCAAACTGCGAAGCCGAGAGGCGAATCCAGAGGCTAACCCTACACCTAAACCCCACGGCGTTGGTCGCGGCGAAGCAGTTGGAGATGGCAACGTGCGCTCGCGGGAAGCTGAGCGTGGACACGCCGTCCTTGTCTAGTTACATGCGAGGGAAACACGTGGACATTCAGGAGAAGGTGTTCGATTACTTCAACGCGAACCCGCGCCTTCAAACTCCCGTTGAGATCTCCAAGGACGAGCATCGCGACCTCTGCATGAAGCAGTTAACGGGACTCGTCAGAGAAGCCGGGATTCGACCCCTCCGTTACGTAGTCGACGATCCCGCTAAGTACTTCGCCATTTTGGAAGCCGTTGGAAGCGTTGACATGTCGCTCGGGATCAAGATGGGGGTCCAGTATAG tCTTTGGGGTGGTTCTGTTCTCAATTTGGGGACCAAGAAGCATAAGGATAAGTACTTTGATGGGATTGATAACTTGGACTACCCTGGTTGTTTTGCTATGACCGAGCTTCACCATG GTTCAAATGTGCAGGGCCTCCAAACTGTTGCCACCTTTGATATAATCACAGATGAATTTATCATTAATACACCAAATGATGGTGCCATCAAATGGTGGATTGGTAATGCTGCAGTGCACGGCAAGTTTGCCACTGTTTTCGCTAGGTTGAAATTACCTACTTATGACAAAAAAGGACTTTCTGATATGGGTGTCCATGCTTTCATAGTTCCAATAAGGGATATGAAGACCCATCAACCACTTCCTGGAATTGAGATACATGATTGTGGTCATAAAGTCGGCCTCAATGGTGTGGATAATGGAGCATTGAGATTCCGCTCGGTAAGAATTCCTCGAGACAATCTTCTAAACCGTTTTGGAGATGTCTCCCGTGATGGAAAGTACACGAGTAGCCTTCCTACAGTAAATAAGCGGTTTGCCGCTACTCTAGGGGAACTTGTTGGTGGTAGGGTAGGCCTTGCGTATTCCTCAGTAAGCGTCCTGAAGGTTGCTGCCACAATTGCCATCAGATATTCTCTACTTCGTCAGCAATTTGGACCTCCAAACCAACCTGAAGTCAGTATTCTTGACTACCAGTCTCAACAGCATAAGCTTATGCCAATGCTGGCTTCAACTTATGCTTTTCATTTTGCCACGACAAATCTAGTGGAGAAATACTCTCAAATGAAAAAAACTCATGATGATGAATTAGTTGCAGATGTCCATGCCCTTTCGGCAGGTCTAAAGGCTTATGTAACATCATACACTGCAAAGTCACTCAGCATCTGTAGGGAAGCCTGTGGAGGCCATGGTTATGCTGCTGTTAATCGGTTTGGTATTTTGAGAAACGATCatgacatttttcaaacatttgaaggaGACAACACAGTTCTGCTTCAACAG GTTGCAGGTGATCTTTTGAAACAATACAAGGGAAAGTTCAAAGGTGGAACTTTCGCAGTGACATGGAACTACTTGAGAGAATCCATGAATACTTATCTGTCACAGCCAAATCCGGTTACTGCTCGGTGGGAAGGCGAAGACCATTTACGAGATCCTAAATTTCAATTGGATGCGTTCAGA TACCGAACATCTAGATTACTTCAAAGTGTTGCTGTACGACTTCGAAAGCATTCTAAATCTCTTGGGGATTTTGGTGCATGGAATAGATGTTTGAATCACCTTTTGACACTTGCAGAGTCACATATTGAGTCAGTCATCCTTGCTAAATTTATTGAAGCCGTGCAGAG CTGTCCCGATCCAAGCTCCCAAGCTGCTCTGAAGCTCGTCTGTGATCTTTATGCTCTGGATAGAATATGGAATGACATTGGAACCTACCGAAATGTTGACTATGTGGCTCCCAACAAAGCCAAG GCAATCCACAAGCTCGCGGAGTATCTTAGTTTCCAAGTGAGGAATATTGCAAGGGAACTTGTTGATGCATTTGATCTTCCGGATCACGTTACACGGGCCCCCATTGCCAAGCGGTCAGGGGCCTACTCGCAGTACACACAATATGTgggattttaa